One window of the Amycolatopsis mediterranei genome contains the following:
- a CDS encoding MFS transporter, whose translation MTDRPGRKALTSDQRNAFLAALLGWSMDSFDYFLVVFVLADIAKDKSFGATATQLAFITTATLVMRPVGALLFGLWADRVGRRIPLMADVVLYSVAGLLCAFAPNYTVLLVLRFVYGIGMGGEWGLGAALAMEKIPVERRGFFSGLLQVGYSIGYLLAALAYLLFHSALELPWRWIFVLSIFPALISLLIRARVRESEVWETAREKLKVTRTSVKDILLNPKVIRRFGYLILLMTAFNWMSHGTQDVYPSFLKAHDNGGAGLSAATSTWIAVLYNIGAIIGGLTFGTLSERLGRRRTIVAAAVLGLPVIPIFAVDHGAGMLALGSFLMQIMVQGAWGVIPAHLTEMSPDAIRGFYPGVTYQLGNLLAALNLPIQQAIAESHGYTSALVWTVVPGLIAVAVLTAIGKEAKGIKFGESAVATAPAGSK comes from the coding sequence GTGACGGATCGACCGGGCAGGAAAGCGCTTACCTCCGACCAGCGCAACGCGTTCCTCGCGGCGCTGCTCGGCTGGAGCATGGACTCGTTCGACTACTTCCTCGTCGTCTTCGTCCTGGCGGACATCGCGAAGGACAAGTCGTTCGGGGCGACGGCCACGCAGCTGGCGTTCATCACGACGGCGACCTTGGTGATGCGCCCGGTCGGCGCGCTCCTGTTCGGTCTGTGGGCCGACCGGGTGGGCCGCCGGATCCCGCTGATGGCCGACGTCGTGCTGTACTCGGTGGCCGGCCTGCTGTGCGCGTTCGCCCCGAACTACACGGTGCTGCTGGTGCTGCGGTTCGTCTACGGCATCGGCATGGGCGGCGAGTGGGGGCTGGGCGCGGCCCTGGCGATGGAGAAGATCCCGGTCGAGCGCCGCGGCTTCTTCTCGGGCCTGCTGCAGGTCGGCTATTCGATCGGCTACCTGCTGGCGGCGCTGGCGTACCTGCTGTTCCACTCGGCGTTGGAGCTGCCGTGGCGCTGGATCTTCGTGTTGAGCATCTTCCCGGCGCTGATCAGCCTGCTGATCCGCGCGCGCGTCCGCGAGTCGGAGGTGTGGGAGACCGCGCGCGAGAAGCTGAAGGTGACGCGGACGTCGGTGAAGGACATCCTGCTGAACCCGAAGGTGATCCGCCGCTTCGGCTACCTGATCCTGCTGATGACGGCGTTCAACTGGATGAGCCACGGAACCCAGGACGTCTACCCGAGCTTCTTGAAGGCCCACGACAACGGCGGCGCGGGCCTGAGCGCGGCGACGAGCACGTGGATAGCGGTGCTGTACAACATCGGAGCCATCATCGGCGGCTTGACGTTCGGGACGTTGTCCGAGCGCCTGGGCCGCCGCCGCACGATCGTGGCGGCGGCGGTGTTGGGACTCCCGGTGATCCCGATCTTCGCGGTCGACCACGGCGCCGGCATGCTGGCGCTGGGGTCGTTCCTGATGCAGATCATGGTCCAGGGAGCGTGGGGAGTGATCCCGGCGCACCTGACGGAGATGTCCCCCGACGCCATCCGCGGCTTCTATCCGGGCGTGACCTACCAGCTGGGCAATCTGCTGGCGGCATTGAACCTGCCGATCCAGCAGGCGATCGCGGAGTCCCACGGGTACACGTCGGCTCTGGTGTGGACGGTGGTGCCGGGGTTGATCGCGGTAGCGGTGCTGACGGCGATCGGGAAGGAAGCGAAGGGGATCAAGTTCGGCGAGTCCGCGGTGGCGACGGCACCGGCGGGTTCGAAGTAG
- a CDS encoding sialidase family protein encodes MKITRLAQGLLAGLLGCAALAVPAAIGAATAQADVASTLVFNKDTEGHDCYRIPTIVKANNGDLLAFAEGRNGGAHACADLGKIDLVMKRSTDGGKTWGALNTVITAFGDTKGNPAPIVIPGSDRIVLLSTMQCYTNPDCGRIPRVSISEDNGKTWGAPKTLTTELGFSAAPGWLATGPSHGIVLTRGAHKGRLVAGMSYSNIGALVYSDDKGSTWHLGATDKPTTSAMNPQEISVTELRDGRIYAAARNQANDGNKCLEDGTHNRAFAISSDDGATFSSKFDFATDLVAPTVEGSTARMSATDTGGKYNRILFAAPSVCGEREGLRVHSSFDEGANWTGTAGSLLVWGQGAAYSDMVQLSQSSVGVLFEVGPTEHPYDAIRFAAVSDAALGAPACGGGYSVIDSAPLGTGGAAGTVYLSYNAANGQNCVSTMKNASAGTATATAAYLEVKGSARQTDSGSFSYFAGPVKATAADKCVKWGGAAGGQVYDSQFEHCS; translated from the coding sequence GTGAAGATCACCCGACTCGCCCAGGGCCTGCTGGCCGGCCTGCTGGGGTGCGCCGCCCTGGCGGTCCCGGCGGCCATCGGCGCCGCGACCGCGCAGGCCGACGTGGCCAGCACATTGGTGTTCAACAAGGACACCGAGGGCCACGACTGCTACCGCATCCCCACCATCGTCAAAGCGAACAACGGCGACCTGCTCGCGTTCGCCGAAGGCCGCAACGGCGGCGCCCACGCCTGCGCCGACCTGGGCAAGATCGATCTCGTGATGAAGCGTTCCACCGACGGTGGCAAGACGTGGGGCGCGCTGAACACCGTCATCACGGCGTTCGGGGACACGAAGGGCAACCCCGCACCGATCGTCATCCCGGGCAGCGACCGGATCGTGCTGCTGTCGACCATGCAGTGCTACACCAATCCCGACTGCGGCCGGATCCCGCGCGTGTCCATCAGCGAGGACAACGGGAAGACGTGGGGCGCGCCGAAGACGCTGACCACGGAACTCGGCTTCTCGGCCGCGCCGGGCTGGCTGGCCACCGGGCCGTCCCACGGGATCGTGCTGACGCGCGGCGCGCACAAGGGCCGGCTCGTCGCCGGGATGAGCTACTCGAACATCGGCGCGCTGGTCTACAGCGACGACAAGGGCAGCACCTGGCACCTCGGCGCCACCGACAAGCCGACGACGAGTGCGATGAACCCGCAGGAGATCAGCGTCACCGAGCTCCGGGACGGCCGGATCTACGCCGCCGCGCGCAACCAGGCGAACGACGGCAACAAGTGCCTCGAGGACGGCACGCACAACCGCGCCTTCGCGATCAGCTCGGACGACGGCGCGACGTTCAGCTCGAAGTTCGACTTCGCCACCGACCTCGTCGCGCCGACGGTCGAGGGCTCGACGGCCCGGATGAGCGCCACCGACACCGGCGGCAAGTACAACCGGATCCTGTTCGCCGCACCGTCCGTTTGCGGCGAGCGCGAGGGGCTGCGCGTGCACTCGTCGTTCGACGAGGGCGCCAACTGGACCGGCACCGCCGGCAGCCTGCTCGTGTGGGGGCAGGGCGCGGCGTACTCGGACATGGTGCAGCTGTCGCAGTCGTCGGTCGGGGTGCTGTTCGAGGTGGGTCCCACGGAGCACCCCTACGACGCGATCCGCTTCGCGGCGGTCAGTGACGCCGCGCTCGGCGCCCCGGCCTGCGGTGGCGGCTACAGCGTGATCGACTCGGCGCCCCTGGGCACCGGCGGCGCGGCCGGCACGGTGTACCTGTCGTACAACGCGGCCAACGGCCAGAACTGCGTCAGCACCATGAAGAACGCCTCCGCCGGGACGGCCACCGCGACCGCGGCCTACCTGGAGGTCAAGGGCTCGGCGCGGCAGACCGACTCGGGCTCGTTCTCCTACTTCGCCGGCCCGGTCAAGGCCACGGCGGCGGACAAGTGCGTGAAGTGGGGCGGCGCGGCCGGCGGCCAGGTCTACGACAGCCAGTTCGAGCACTGCAGCTGA
- a CDS encoding YeiH family protein: MALTTAKTSGLAITGLGVAAAYALSSAWPVVGALTVAVVLGVTVGSTPVLTDEQRVAVARLTKRLLRAGVVLLGLQLALPTVLALGPGTLAAVVLTVAVTFLGTLGLARLVRVPRSLALLVATGFSICGASAIAAVEGVIERDDEDVATAVALVTCYGSFALAALPLLARALGLDATRTGSWAGISVHEVAQVVAAAGPAGAAAVGIAVVVKLSRVVLLAPVVALVGATERGRRDTHAPLVPLFVLGFLAMVAVRSTGLVPAFVLDVAKIASTLLLAGALFGLGCAVRLGALLRGGGRALLLGFLSTLLVLATGFGTLAAFT, translated from the coding sequence ATGGCACTGACGACGGCGAAGACCTCCGGCCTCGCGATCACCGGGCTCGGCGTCGCCGCGGCGTACGCACTCAGCTCCGCCTGGCCGGTGGTGGGCGCGCTCACGGTCGCGGTCGTGCTGGGCGTCACGGTCGGGAGCACGCCCGTCCTGACCGACGAGCAGCGCGTGGCCGTCGCCCGACTGACGAAACGCCTGCTGCGCGCGGGCGTCGTCCTGCTCGGGCTCCAGCTCGCCCTCCCCACCGTGCTCGCACTGGGCCCCGGCACGCTGGCCGCGGTCGTGCTGACGGTCGCCGTCACCTTCCTCGGCACGCTCGGCCTCGCCCGGCTGGTCCGGGTGCCGCGCAGTCTCGCCCTGCTGGTCGCCACCGGTTTCTCGATCTGCGGCGCGTCGGCGATCGCCGCGGTGGAAGGCGTGATCGAGCGCGACGACGAAGACGTCGCCACCGCCGTCGCGCTCGTCACCTGCTACGGCAGCTTCGCCTTGGCCGCGCTCCCCCTGCTCGCTCGCGCCCTCGGCCTGGACGCGACCCGGACCGGCAGCTGGGCCGGGATCTCGGTGCACGAGGTTGCGCAGGTGGTCGCGGCGGCCGGGCCCGCGGGCGCGGCGGCGGTCGGGATCGCCGTCGTGGTGAAGCTGAGCCGCGTCGTGCTGCTCGCCCCGGTGGTCGCGCTCGTCGGCGCCACCGAACGCGGCCGCCGCGACACGCACGCTCCGCTGGTGCCGCTGTTCGTCCTCGGCTTCCTCGCGATGGTCGCGGTCCGGAGCACCGGGCTCGTCCCCGCGTTCGTGCTCGACGTCGCGAAGATCGCGTCGACACTCCTGCTCGCCGGCGCGCTGTTCGGCCTCGGCTGCGCCGTCCGGCTCGGCGCGCTGCTGCGCGGCGGCGGCCGAGCCCTGCTCCTGGGGTTCCTGTCTACGCTTCTGGTGCTGGCGACCGGGTTCGGCACCCTGGCCGCGTTCACCTGA
- a CDS encoding LysR family transcriptional regulator: MTGPDLDSLRLLVLVDDLGSIGQAAAALGIAQPSARKRLSTLERQLGLSLVDRTRRGSALTPDGRVIAGWAHRVLAEVDGLRTGAEALRTQRGAQLRVAASMTLAEHFVPAWIGEVKRSGPDTYVGLEVVNSEQVADLVARGRVDLGFVESPGPWPGLATRRVAADRLVVVVPAGHAWARRRRPLRAEELAATPLVVREPGSGTRETVEAALRRAGAGPVKPLLELGSASAVRNAVIAGAGPAVISDLDVVREVAGRRLVPVPVEGMELARVLRAVWPAGRRLTGPAAELLTLAVKSGS; the protein is encoded by the coding sequence ATGACCGGACCGGATCTGGACTCGTTGCGCCTGCTGGTGCTCGTCGACGACCTCGGCAGCATCGGCCAGGCGGCCGCCGCACTCGGCATCGCCCAGCCGTCGGCCCGCAAACGATTGTCCACTTTGGAACGACAGCTGGGACTGTCCCTGGTGGACCGGACCCGGCGCGGCTCGGCGCTGACCCCGGACGGCCGGGTGATCGCGGGCTGGGCCCACCGCGTGCTGGCCGAAGTGGACGGACTGCGCACCGGCGCGGAAGCCCTGCGCACCCAGCGCGGCGCGCAGCTGCGGGTGGCGGCGAGCATGACGCTCGCCGAGCACTTCGTGCCCGCCTGGATCGGCGAGGTCAAGCGGAGCGGGCCGGATACCTACGTCGGGCTCGAGGTGGTCAACTCCGAGCAGGTCGCCGACCTCGTCGCGCGCGGGCGGGTGGACCTGGGGTTCGTCGAATCGCCGGGGCCGTGGCCGGGCCTGGCCACGCGCCGCGTCGCGGCGGACCGGCTCGTCGTGGTGGTCCCGGCCGGCCACGCCTGGGCCCGGCGCCGCCGTCCGTTGCGGGCCGAGGAGCTGGCCGCGACGCCGCTGGTGGTGCGGGAGCCGGGCTCGGGAACGCGTGAGACCGTCGAGGCGGCGCTGCGCCGGGCGGGAGCGGGCCCGGTGAAGCCGTTGCTGGAGCTGGGATCGGCTTCGGCGGTGCGCAACGCGGTGATCGCCGGCGCCGGGCCGGCGGTGATCAGCGACCTCGACGTGGTGCGCGAGGTGGCCGGGCGGCGGCTGGTGCCGGTGCCGGTGGAGGGCATGGAGCTGGCCCGGGTGCTGCGCGCGGTGTGGCCGGCGGGCCGGCGCCTGACGGGTCCGGCGGCGGAGTTGCTGACGCTGGCGGTGAAGTCCGGTTCTTAG
- a CDS encoding LysR substrate-binding domain-containing protein — protein sequence MADLDLRLVRYFTAVAEHRHFGRAAAALHTTQPSLSRQIRRLEGQLGARLLDRTPQGTRLTEAGEVFLPRAKALLQSAEQAAESTRAAAAPSRLTIGYRTNLFVTPAVRELRRRHPEAEVLTRHLGWTETRAALLEHRVDIAVTRLPLRADGLRVTVLYDEERVLLVSADHRLAGRASVTLADIADEPLPRVDDPEWNAFWRIDPRPDGSRAPDGPLVREFEEKFELIAAGQLAAIVPAGVRFSRLRRDVTIVALEGIEPCQVALATRATDDNDLLASACRTLEAHLTSPEAAGLTVSAR from the coding sequence ATGGCGGACCTGGACCTGCGGCTGGTGCGGTACTTCACGGCGGTGGCCGAGCACCGGCACTTCGGGCGCGCGGCGGCCGCGCTGCACACCACGCAGCCGTCACTGAGCCGGCAGATCCGCCGGCTCGAAGGCCAGCTCGGCGCGCGCCTGCTGGACCGCACGCCGCAGGGCACGCGGCTGACCGAAGCGGGCGAAGTGTTCCTGCCGCGCGCCAAGGCGCTGCTGCAGTCGGCCGAGCAGGCGGCGGAGAGCACCCGCGCGGCGGCCGCGCCGAGCCGCCTCACGATCGGCTACCGGACGAACCTGTTCGTCACGCCGGCGGTGCGCGAACTGCGCCGCCGCCATCCGGAGGCCGAGGTGCTGACCCGGCACCTGGGCTGGACCGAAACCCGGGCCGCACTGCTGGAGCACCGGGTGGACATCGCGGTCACGCGGTTGCCGCTGCGGGCCGACGGGCTGCGCGTCACCGTGCTCTACGACGAAGAGCGGGTGCTGCTGGTGTCCGCGGACCACCGCCTGGCCGGCCGGGCGTCGGTCACGCTGGCCGACATCGCGGACGAGCCGCTCCCCCGCGTCGACGACCCGGAGTGGAACGCGTTCTGGCGCATCGACCCGCGCCCGGACGGCAGCCGGGCTCCGGACGGCCCGCTGGTCAGGGAGTTCGAGGAGAAGTTCGAACTGATCGCCGCGGGCCAGCTGGCGGCGATCGTCCCGGCCGGGGTCCGGTTCAGCCGTCTCCGGCGCGACGTGACGATCGTTGCGCTGGAAGGCATCGAGCCGTGCCAGGTGGCCCTGGCCACCCGCGCGACCGACGACAACGATCTCCTGGCCTCCGCGTGCCGGACGCTGGAGGCGCACCTGACCAGCCCGGAAGCGGCCGGCCTCACGGTTTCGGCGCGCTAA
- a CDS encoding SDR family oxidoreductase yields MRVFVTGATGFVGSAVVRELREAGHEVLGLARSDDKAAALAATGAEVRRGNLTDLDGLRAAAAEADAVVHTAYVHDDFADLTGAAATDRAAIGAFGEALEGSGKALIITAATGPVAPGRMATEEDAADPAFPRSASETAALALAERGVRASVLRLPHSVHGEGDGHGFVPALIRLARQTGVSAYPGDGTGRWAAVHRFDAAHLYRLAVEAAPAGVRLHAVGDEGVPLKVLAGVIGERLGLPVRSVTDVAGHFGWLAHFAGPDTPASSVLTQKRLGWLPEWPGLFADLEAGHYFG; encoded by the coding sequence ATGCGGGTGTTCGTCACCGGTGCGACCGGGTTCGTCGGCAGCGCCGTCGTCCGGGAACTGCGGGAAGCGGGGCACGAGGTGCTCGGCCTCGCCCGCTCGGACGACAAGGCCGCGGCGCTCGCGGCCACCGGCGCCGAGGTCCGGCGCGGGAACTTGACCGACCTGGACGGCCTCCGCGCGGCAGCTGCCGAAGCGGACGCGGTCGTCCACACCGCCTACGTCCACGACGACTTCGCCGATCTCACGGGCGCCGCCGCGACCGACCGCGCGGCGATCGGCGCGTTCGGCGAAGCGCTCGAAGGATCCGGGAAGGCGCTGATCATCACGGCCGCGACCGGCCCGGTGGCCCCGGGGCGGATGGCCACCGAAGAGGACGCGGCCGACCCGGCGTTCCCGCGGTCGGCGTCGGAGACGGCGGCGCTCGCGCTGGCCGAGCGGGGGGTGCGCGCGTCGGTGCTGCGGCTGCCGCATTCGGTGCACGGCGAGGGCGACGGGCACGGGTTCGTCCCGGCCCTGATCCGGCTCGCGCGCCAGACGGGGGTGTCGGCCTACCCGGGCGACGGCACGGGTCGCTGGGCCGCGGTGCACCGGTTCGACGCGGCGCACCTGTACCGCCTGGCCGTCGAGGCGGCGCCGGCGGGCGTGCGGCTGCACGCGGTCGGCGACGAAGGCGTGCCGCTGAAGGTGCTCGCCGGCGTCATCGGCGAGCGCCTCGGGCTGCCGGTGCGTTCGGTGACCGACGTCGCAGGTCACTTCGGCTGGCTCGCGCACTTCGCCGGGCCGGACACGCCGGCGTCGAGCGTGCTGACCCAGAAGCGGCTCGGCTGGCTGCCCGAATGGCCCGGCCTGTTCGCCGACCTGGAAGCCGGGCACTACTTCGGCTGA
- a CDS encoding PadR family transcriptional regulator, which produces MEMSAGAGRMFAGFGGHFEQHHRGHPGHAGAGHAGFGHPGHAGGEHAGFEHPGPAVPGEEDWDGGPELARGFPPPPPLPPHPPQPPGGPGFPGFPGGPGSFGGPGGWSGGAGPFQRVRDFRGSGGRPPARPVRPAVLALLAEEPRHGYQLMQEIRRRTHDRWRPSPGSVYPILQQLEDEGLVHTVETAGRRVAGLTDAGREHVAGREEEFAALWEEPEEEPGADRFAALWHALGELSGAAAQVGYSGNEAQVAEVKKILADARRRVYAVLADAGLEDEDA; this is translated from the coding sequence ATGGAGATGAGCGCGGGCGCGGGCCGGATGTTTGCCGGCTTCGGGGGGCACTTCGAGCAGCACCACCGGGGGCACCCGGGGCACGCTGGGGCTGGGCACGCCGGCTTCGGGCACCCGGGGCACGCCGGGGGCGAGCACGCGGGGTTCGAGCACCCGGGGCCTGCGGTGCCGGGGGAGGAGGACTGGGACGGCGGCCCGGAGCTGGCTCGCGGCTTTCCGCCGCCGCCACCCCTCCCGCCGCACCCGCCCCAGCCCCCGGGCGGCCCGGGCTTCCCCGGCTTTCCGGGCGGCCCGGGATCGTTCGGAGGCCCGGGCGGCTGGTCGGGCGGGGCCGGGCCGTTCCAGCGGGTCCGCGACTTCCGCGGCAGCGGTGGCCGCCCGCCGGCCCGCCCGGTGCGGCCGGCGGTGCTGGCGCTGCTGGCCGAGGAGCCGAGGCACGGCTACCAGCTGATGCAGGAGATCCGGCGGCGCACGCACGACCGCTGGCGGCCCAGCCCGGGATCGGTGTACCCGATCCTGCAGCAGCTGGAGGACGAGGGGCTGGTCCACACGGTCGAGACGGCCGGTCGCCGGGTGGCGGGGCTGACCGACGCGGGGCGCGAGCACGTGGCGGGCCGCGAGGAGGAGTTCGCGGCGCTGTGGGAGGAGCCGGAGGAGGAGCCGGGCGCCGACCGGTTCGCGGCGCTGTGGCACGCGCTGGGCGAGCTGTCCGGCGCGGCCGCCCAGGTGGGGTACAGCGGCAACGAGGCCCAGGTCGCAGAGGTGAAGAAGATCCTCGCCGACGCGCGGCGCCGCGTGTACGCGGTACTGGCCGACGCAGGCCTGGAGGACGAGGAC